Genomic segment of Synechococcus sp. A15-28:
ATGGCAATAGCGGTGGCTACGATTGCTCCAACCCCGGTAACGGCGGTGGCGGTTACGCGGACAATGCTCGCGTCTTCAACTTCCCCACGCCTACAAAATTCACGGGCCACCAATGCCCGACTTATGACACCTGGGGAGTGAATGGCTACAACGATGCCCAAGCAGCCATCTATGGCGAGGACTATGGGGCTTGCATTCCTGATGTCGCCTGGTCGAAACAAACATACAAAGCCAGCAATCCTGACAGCTGGCTTTATGACATCAACAACCACAACGGCTGGGGTAACCACAAAGACTATTAAAGGAGATGCTCTGATTGCGATCTTTCTTGAGCAGGGCACCTCATTCATTCACAAAGCTAAAAGATGGCTGCTCATCATCGGGCAGCTTTCTTGTTGATTAAACGGAAACAAGAGACGATTGTCGCCGAGATCAAAAAACGAGGCAAAGAGGGCTTTCACGATAAATACCCAAAATGAGAGACTAAAATCAACGAAAACACCCTGAGAATTCACTGGTCTTGCAATGAACCTAGACAACGATAAATCAAAGGCCAGAAGCTCATTAAGCTGATCCACCATCATTCAGCTTCAACACAGCCATGAAGGCCTCCTGCGGTACATCTACCTTGCCCATCGCCTTCATTCGCTTCTTGCCCTTGGCCTGTTTCTTCAGCAGTTTCTTCTTCCGTGATATATCGCCGCCATAACACTTGGCGAGCACATCCTTACGGATGGCACTAATGCTGGTGGAGGCAATGATTCGGCTACCAATCGAAGCCTGAATGGGGATCTTGAACTGCTGGCGGGGGATCAGCTCCTTCAGTTTCTCCACCAGGGCCTTACCCACGTTGTAGGCCTTGTCTTGATGAACAATCGTGGTGAGGGCATCAGCCCGATCGCCGTTGATCAACACATCGAGGCGTACCAGCTGGTTCTTGCGGTAGCCGATCAGGCTGTATTCCATCGAGGCGTAGCCTTGGGTGCGCGTCTTCATCTGATCGAAGAAATCGGTCACCACCTCCGCCAGCGGTAACTCGTAGATCAACGTCACCCGATCGGTGGTGATGTATTTCATGTCGATGTACTCCCCGCGCCGTTCCTGACAGAGGCCCATCAGGGCACCGTTGTACTCATTCGGCGCATAAATCTCCATCTTCACGTAGGGCTCTTCGATCGACTCACGCTTCTGCGGATCGGGAAGGGTGGCGGGGTTATCCACCATCTCCTCACTGCCATCGACCATATTCACCTTGTAAATCACCGACGGCGCGGTGACGATCAGATCCAGGTCGTACTCACGCTCCAGCCGCTCCTGCACGATCTCCATGTGCAGCAGGCCAAGGAAGCCGCAGCGGAAGCCGAAGCCCATGGCGCTGCTGGTTTCCGGCTCGTACTTCAGCGCCGCATCCGAGAGCTGCAGCTTGTCGAGCGCATCGCGCAGATCGGGGTACTGGTCGGCTTCGGTGGGGAACAGGCCGCAGAACACCATCGGCTTGGCCTCGGTGTATCCGGGCAACGGCTCCTCCGCCGGTGCGTTCAGCAGGGTGATCGTGTCGCCCACACGGGCATCTGCCACCGCCTTGATCGACGCCGCCAGGTAGCCCACCTCACCGGCGTGGAGCTCGTCCACTTTCTTCTGATCCGGCGCCATGATCCCGATCTCGTCGAGCTCATAGGTCTTCTTGCTCGCCATCAGCAGCACCTTGTCCTTGCAGCTGATGCGGCCGCTCATCACCCGGAAATAAACGATCACGCCCCGGTAGGGGTCGTAATAGGAGTCGAAGATCAGCGCCTTGGTGGGTTCCTCCACCGCATCCTTCGGCGGCGGCACCCGGTCCACCACCGCCTGCAGGATCTCGGGCACCCCCAGGCCGGTCTTGGCCGAGCAGGGGATGGCGTTGTCGCAATCGAGGCCGATGATCGCCTCCACCTCTTCCTTGATCCGATCGGGATCCGCACCGGGGAGATCGATCTTATTGAGCACCGGGATGATCTCGAGATCGTTGTCCAGGGCCAAGTACACGTTGGCCAGGGTCTGCGCTTCCACCCCCTGGCTGGCATCCACCACCAGCAGCGCCCCTTCACAGGCCTGCAGGCTGCGGCTCACCTCATAGGAGAAGTCCACGTGGCCAGGGGTGTCGATCAAGTTGAGGACGTACTCCTCACCATCGGCCGCCTGGAAGTTCATCCGAGCGGCCTGAAGCTTGATCGTGATCCCCCGCTCCCGCTCCAGATCCATGTTGTCGAGGAACTGGTCCTGCATGTCCCGGTTGGCCACGGTGCCGGTGTCCTGCAGCAGGCGGTCAGCCAGGGTCGACTTGCCGTGGTCGATGTGGGCAATGATGCAGAAGTTGCGGATCCGTGAGACGGGGGCGTCGGTCATGCAGCAGCGGAATCCCGTCTCGGGTCCATGGTTCTTCGTTCTCCCAATCCTAAGGAGGGGTCAGCAGTGGCGATGAAGCAGCGATGTCTCTGAGCAATCCCTGGACCCTGCTGTTGCTGGCCATCAGCGCTGAGGTGATCGGCACCTCCTGCCTGCGGTTATCGGAGGGCATGACCAGGCCCCTGCCCACCCTGCTGGTGTTCAGCGCCTACGCCCTTGCGATGGTCCTGCTCTCCAAGGTGGTGCTGAGCATTCCCCTGGGAATCACCTATGCCCTGTGGAGTGGCATCGGCACCGTGGTGATCGTGCTGGTGGGTCGCTTCGCATACAGCCAGATGCTGCAGCCCGCGCAGCTGATCGGCATCGGCCTGATCACCGCCGGTGTGGTGCTGGTGAATCTGGCCAAGTAGTCCTCAGCCCGTCAGTCCCAGCAGGGCATCGCTGCGTTGACGCATCGCTATCAGCAGTTCTGGATCCTGGGTCGGGTCGCCGCCGATGCTCGGCAGCAGAGCCTGCAGACGCTCCTGCCAGGGGGCACTCGCCAGCCGCTCCTTGAAACAACGCTGCAGAACCTCCAGCATGATCGTCACCGACGTACTGGCACCGGGCGAGGCCCCGAGGAGTGCGGCCAGTGAACCGTCGCTGGAGGCCACCACCTCGGTGCCCAGCTGCAGCCGCCCCCCCTCTTTGCTGCGCTTGATGATCTGCACCCGCTGGCCGGCCACCGACAGGCTCCAGTCCTCCGTGCGAGCCGTGGGCATGAACTCCTGCAGCGCGTCATGGCGTTGCTCCGGGCTCTGGCGCAGCTGGTTGATCAGGTATTTCACCAGGTCCACATTGGTGGCCCCCACCTGCAGCATCGGCAGCAGGTTGGTGGGCCGCACCGAGGCCGGCAGATCCAGCAGCGACCCCTGCTTGAGGAATTTGCTGCTGAAGCCGGCGAAAGGACCGAACAGCAGCGATCGCTTGCCATCGATCCAGCGGGTGTCGAGGTGAGGCACCGACATCGGAGGCGCCCCGACCGCGGCCTTGCCGTAAACCTTGGCCCGTTGTTTGTCCGCCAGCTGGGCGTCACCGCAGACCAGCCAGAGACCGCTGACGGGGAATCCGGCGAAATCATCCGCCTCCGGAATACCGGAGCGTTGCAGCAGCGGCAGGGCTCCCCCACCAGCCCCGAGGAACACAAACGGCGCCCGCACCTCCCGCTTGCCGGAGGGGTCCTGCAGGATCACCCGCCAGTCGGCCTCGGTCATGTCACCTCGGCGCAGGCGCTTGAGATCACGCACCTGGGTGCCGTACTCCACGCTGAGGGCACCGCTGTGCTGCAGCGGATCGAGATAAGCGCGGGTGAGAGCACCGAAATCCACATCCGTGCCGCGCTCGATCCGGGTGGCCGCCACCGGCTGCTTCAGATCCCTCCCGGCCATCACCAGCGGCATCCACTCGGTGAGTTCCGTTCGCTCCTCGCTCCAGCGCATTGAAGCGAAGGCCGGAATCTGACTCAGCTGCTCAAAACGCTGACGCAGAAAAGCGATGTTCTCCGGCGTCCACACCGCGCTGATGTGGTCGGCCTGATGCAGGAACGCCCCCGGGTCCAGCTGACCGCGTTCCCGCAGGGAACCCCAGAACTCGAGGCTGCGCTCGAAACCGGCGTTGATGGCCACCGCCTTGGCCGTGGCCACGGTGCCGTCGGCCTGCATCGGGGTGTAGTTCAGCTCGCAGTTGGCGGCGTGGCCGGTGCCGGCGTTGTTGACCGCAGCAGTGCTCTCCCGGGCAGGGCCCTCCAGACGCTCCACCAGCAGCAGCCGGAGCCCTGGATCCAGCTCATGCAGCAGGGCCGCCAGGGTGGCGCTCATGATGCCGGCGCCCACCAGCACGGCATCGAAGCGAGCGTCTGCACTGAAGGAGCCGTCCTGCTGCACCGAGAAAGGGTGATAACCGCTCTCGTCACCCTATGGGGCCGCTCCGTAGGCTTAGAGGGCTGATCCCTGTCTGCGTCCGATGAGCACCGAAACCATGGCCCTGACGTTGGAAAACGTGGAGAAGGTGCTCGATGAGCTGCGTCCGTTCCTGATAGCCGACGGCGGCAACGTTGAAGTGGTGGAACTGGACGGTCCGATCGTGAAGGTGAGACTGCAGGGGGCCTGCGGCAGCTGCCCCAGTAGCACCATGACTCTCAAGATGGGCATCGAGCGCAAGATGCGCGAATCCATCCCCGAGGTGAGCGAAGTGGTTCAGGTTCTCTGAACCGGGGCCTTCGGTGGAGCGCCTGTTCGTCTACGGCAGCCTCAAGGCCGGCGCCAGCGCCCATCACCTGCTGCAGAAGACCGTCGCTGAAGTTGAGGGTGTCTTGAATCAGGTGGAGCTGACCGTGCACGACGGTTATCCAATGCTGCCGGCCGGCTCGCAGCAGGTTCGTGGGGAGATCTACAAAGTTCCAGATGCCCTCTGGCCTGCGCTGGATGCATGGGAAGACGTGCCCAGGGTGTACAGCCGTCGCCGCCGGACGCTCCTCGACGGCAGAGACGTCTGGGTTTACGAGGCGTCCTGAACTGAGGCAGACGGGCAACTCCTGGCGGAGAAATCGCAGGAATACACAGCCGGCTTCTGCCAGCTGAGCGGAATCTCCAGCAGGTCACGGCTACCGGTGATGGCCTGAGCCAGGAACAACAGCGCAGCCAGAACCGAGGCACTGATGTGCAGGCGCCTGAAGCGAAGATCCCGCAGGATCTCCTGCCGTGCCGCCAGGGACGCCAACATCAAGCCCGTCACAGCAACCCCCGCCCAGTAGTGGGACTGCCAGAAGTCGCCTGATAGGGGGTTGTCCGACAGTCGCCAGACTTCGGGCTGGGCGCCGAGGCTGAGCACGCCGGTCCAGGTGATCAGGCTGAAGGCGAGGCGCAGGGATGCGGTCTTGCAGCGGAGCAAGGCCACCAGGCTGGCCACGGTGCCTGCCAGCACCATCAGCAGTTGCGCTGCCCGCCAGACCCCACCAGCGAATTCGGATGGGGTGGTTTTGGTGGCGATCACCACGGTGAGGGCCACCAGCACGATCACCACGACAGCCGCCGCAAGCCAACGGCCGAGATCGCTGTGATCGCTTCCCACTGTGACCGGGTGCTTCACCGAGGCCACCCTTCGCTGCCGTGTCTGCCAGGCCAGTCGCACCACCACACCGAGCAGGGGGTACACCAGCACCACAGCCAGAACCGGATGCAGGATCCAGAGCCAGTCGACGGTGGTCATGGGGATGTCCACAGGTCTCTGCCTGAGACCTTTTCAAAAGACACAGGACGTTGCTTGATGCGCCAGGCCAGTCGCAAATTGATGGCAATGGCCGCGGCCAGGGCGAGATGAAAAAGATTGCCATTGGGAATCCCCATTCCCTGGAACGCGATCCAGGTGTTCACCCCCAGCAAAAAGCTGTTGATCAGGAACCAGATCACAGCCACACCAAGCCGAACGAAGCGGCGATCCCGCAGTACCAATCGGACGGCCAGGCCACAGGTCAAAAGACCGGGTATCAAGCCGATGGAGCTGTAACCGTGAAGGATGCGCATCGACGCATCTGAATGCGCGTGGCTGAACAGGGCCGCCAGGAGGTTGAGTGAAATCAAGGCTCCCGGGTAGGGGCCAAGGGCATGACGCAGCGGAGCCGGCCCATTCATCCAGAGGGCACCACGCAGAAGCGGGTGATGGGGCTGCGCCGGCTGAGACATCGCAAGACCCTGGAGGAGAGATCACTCCCTAAGTTTCAGCACGATCAGCAGCATCGGCCAGATGGCATTTCGAAACTTTTGTCCAGCCCTGCTGAACAAGACCTACTTCAACTAGGACGCACTACCATTCTGACAAGCCTAGATCAACTGCAGCACAACGGCTTTTAGAGAATAGCGTTGAGAGCTTTAGTCACACCTTTAGTCACAGAATTTGGACTCCATAGTCCTGAGGACCAGTCGCGCCAGCTGTTTTCAGGCGTTGTTTGAGCAGATGCTGCTGAAAGCTTGAGCAGACCCAGCCACCAGACATATATTAGTACGTATGTACTGATATCAGGCTATGGGGTCAGAGGGCTTCATTCAAGATCCGGCGACCAAAGAAACCAAGCGGTTCCATAGAGACGAGAGGAGCTGGATCAGAGACCCCAAGGTCTTTGTCGACACTGGGATACCGATACCGGGAGAACCACCACTCCTCAAGACACGCGTGCACCTGCGTAGGGACGCTGCAGAGCAGCTCTGGAAGGAGTTACATCGCGTTGGCTGGCAGCAGGTGGACCCTTGTTGGGGAGCCTCTGCTGAGCCGTAAAGCGGAAGGGGGTACGGGGTCAATGAAGTCCTCGTATGTACGTAATGACCCCTCAGAAATTTTTATTATTCTTTGAGATCCCTTGTATGGCTCAAATAAAAAAAAATTGCAGAAGAGTTTTTTAATGCTTTAACGGCATTCAAGGATCTTCTCTAGAAATCTCCGATCCCAGAAACTCAGTGAAACCTGCCGAGATAATGCCGATTGGGATTGCAATCACAGCGATCCCGCATATGGCAGTCAATGCTGCCACAAGTTTCCCCAGTGCTGTTATGGGATAGGTGTCCCCATATCCAACTGTCGTCACTGTAACTACAGACCACCACAGGCATCTTGGTATTGATCCAAACTGTTCTTCTTGTACACGCCCTTCCACTAAAAACATTAATACACTACTAATAAAAATAACAACTCCTGAATAAATGGCGGAAATTTGAAGTTCTTCTTTTTTGGCAGTCAGCGCTTGGTTGAAATACTTGATGCTTTTCCGAAAACGCTTTGAACGACCAACTCTTCCGATCCGCGTCAGTCTAATAATCCTGAGCAAATACAGTTCAGGGGAGATGAGACCAAAGATGGTTGGTGCGATTGCAATTAGATCCAGGATTGCCAAAGGCGTAATGGCGTAGTCCAAAGCACCTTGAATGCCTCTTCTTGCTCCGTCCCTAAGTGGAGCGACCCAGAGTCGCGCTACATATTCGATCAGGAAGATTATTGATAACGCGACATCAGCTTTTACGAGTAAATCTCCCAGTGATGATCGAATAACAGGTTCTGTAGCGATGATCGCCACTCCAATGGACAAGACGATCATCAGACCTATTGCCTTGACGGCATTAGTCGCCCTTCCTTGCTCGTCCGTAGAGTTCAACGAGTGGAAGAGTTTTTCTCGGAGAGTGTGCACGACAACTGGACTTTGCCAGTCCTTATCTTGCTGTAACTCATCGTTCGGCGCCACTAGCATCCTTTTCGCCAGATCCCCCCCCCTTGACCCAAACACCTGAAGCAGATGCAGAACAGGCGTGCTGGACGCAAGTTCGATCTAAACGGAAGAGATATGGGACCTTGTGGATGGTCTGAAGTAAGCCAGGACCTCATGCGTCTGTATGACCTGGCAGCTCTTCTCCTATGTCAGCGACCAACACTGCTACACGTTGCTGACCTGGGCAAGTGAGGTGCAGTCAAATACGTAATGACCTCTCAGAAATTTTAATTGATTGTTAGCAGGTACTGATTGATATTGGACTTGTCTTATAATGTCCATAGAGCTGCAATCTCCAATGAAAGCACTTTTTAGAATGTATAAGCCTGTTACTGTTGTGCTGACTAGCGCAATAAGCATCCTCTGTGTTCAACAGAAGGCAATTGCAGATGATCATGTCAGGATTGATAAGCCAGAAGACGAGACTTATGGTGAATTTACTAATGATTCAAACTATACAACTGAATATTCCGAAGGTGAAATCTCACAAGGACATAATAGATGCCTACAAGCAGCTGATTACAAGGGGTGTATGGAATACCAGGAAGGCTCAAATACGAGGATAACTGAAACTGGAAGTGAACCTGGGACTGTTGACGTAACAGAGCCAAAACCATATAACTACGATCCTGAGTCAGTTATGCAATTAAAAATTCGTGGCTCATATGGAAGGTATCTCACATTCATAGGGAAGACAGTCAATGAATATGCAGGCACTAGTGGTTACATGTTGCCTGGCTCGCCTGGATCTGTTAGTTGTAACACCTATGGAGGCTATGGAGCGTATTCCAGTACATATACCACTTGTAATAGATCAGGATATGTCGCACCTACATATGTACCTGGGACATCTGGTGGAGTGCAAAATAGAAAGTACCGCTATGAGCTGGATTGCCAAGATATGACGTTTGATCGAAAAGGTGATTATGCAGGAGGTATGTCAAACAAGGGATGGATGAGTGTGTATAATGATCCGACTGCTCAGGCTGTAGCAAATAGGTATTGTTCTTCAATTGGATCACTGCCAAGAGCCGCAGAGAGGTAAGAACAATGTTTGTATACGTCTTTAAATGAAAGCTTCACTGAACCAATGAACGGAAAACTCCTTGTCGTTGGAATCGTCACCTTCTTTATTGTTTTCTTTGTCTATGAGTCCTTGTTGATGCGCGGCTTACCACACTGAGTCACGTTATCAGTCTCCTCCGGCATAAGTAAATTCATTAACTCTTCCCGAAATAAGCTTTCTCCTCACAAGACGGAGTGTATCTGTTGCTCCGTAGTGGTGACCCTATAAGTAGTGACATCACTGCGGGGGCTGGCGTTCATAAGGACCCTGGTCATTGAGTGAGCTTTACTGTAGGACCAACAATACGAAGAGGTTCACCCGTCCAATCCTCTAAATCTTTCCTGAAAAACTTCCAGCCATTGCTGTCACCCGAAAATAATATTCGTGCATTTCTAATATCTGCAGAAGTGGTCTTATATTCGATACTGTATTCATAGTCAACAGCATTCGGACCATAGACACAAATGAAACCACAGTTCTTAGCATCTTGCGGAACTTGCCGTTCTGTTATTGAGAGAATCTGATTACTCTCAATCCCCTTGCTGTTGTCAACCAGCATTCGCCCCATTTTAAATTTAATCCTGCAATTATTACCCACCTTCTTGCACCACGCTTTGTGCGTCTTATTAGATGAAAATTTCAATGATTGCTCTCGGTCTACCTCTGCTGCTCCTAGATCAGCCCAAGCTGGAATGGTAGCCAAAAGTGAGGCACCAATAAAAGCAGCGGTAGCCAAGAAACGACGCACATGAGAAGTAGCTCTCAACATTTTCATTCTTTGATATTTACGTCAACTTGAACCCCGTCGCGATCTTTACAGTTGCGACAAGCCCTTTTTAAATCTCGCCAAAACTTTCGAGCTGTTGGGTAATGGGCTATCCATATTTCGGCAAATTCCAAGGAGCCATCGTCATTTCTGTACTCAATACCAAAAGTTAGACCATCCCAAACATAATTTCCCGACCAATCCTTTGTAATATACGTAATATCGTCGAAGTCAACAGAGTCTTTATCATTAACTGTTATTTTTCGTTCGCGAACGAAACTTTGCAATCGTTCCCCTTTTCTCCACACCATGCATCATAAGTCGCACTTTTGCTCTTAGACGCGGCTTCCCCTAGCCCTGAATGAACAGGCACCGCAAGCAGGGAGCTAGCAATCAGTAGAGGCAGAAGTAGTAGAAAGCGCATATCAAGCGGAGACTTACTAGTCTATTCTGATCCGTCTTGGCAATAGTGCCAACCAAGTTCTTCAGCCTCTGCCAGGTCTGCTCACAGAAACGCAGGCAACGAAAATTATCTGAGCTGCTAGTGGCATTTGTAAGTAACAGTTGATGTCTTAGAGGGGTTCACAAGTATTTTCATGCCCAAGACGCGGTGATACGCCAGACTTGGAGTCACTACTTCTCTTTGGCCGTTTTCAGCCCACTTCTTGAACTCCTCTACTTCTCGTTTGAAGGAGTCGGACATTGGTTCATTCATTTCTTTGAAGCCATTGTATTTGTGTTGATGTGGACATAGATAGAAGGGAGACCAGAAGGTTGTCTCTTTGTTTCCTTCACTCCCATTTGCTTGAGCCTGACTTTTTCACGTAGTTGATCTAAATAATTTGACACTGATAGATTGGTTTTAATTGTTTATTGATGATTGTGGTTGAACACCTTTACGGTCCTCCTCATAATCATCGAGCCAAACCCGGCCATCAATCCCATGCGTCTAGCTTCCTCCATGCGATACCTACGGCCAGTTCGTAGCCGTGGCATCGGTCCATAAACTCCAGGATTCTTCTCAAGACCAAATTCAAGCCACCAACCTTGGTTATTTGGAAGGTTCTGGGGTGGACTACATACCTTGCAGGTGCGTTCCATGGCAGC
This window contains:
- a CDS encoding NifU family protein, which encodes MSTETMALTLENVEKVLDELRPFLIADGGNVEVVELDGPIVKVRLQGACGSCPSSTMTLKMGIERKMRESIPEVSEVVQVL
- a CDS encoding gamma-glutamylcyclotransferase family protein; translated protein: MERLFVYGSLKAGASAHHLLQKTVAEVEGVLNQVELTVHDGYPMLPAGSQQVRGEIYKVPDALWPALDAWEDVPRVYSRRRRTLLDGRDVWVYEAS
- a CDS encoding malate:quinone oxidoreductase; translation: MQQDGSFSADARFDAVLVGAGIMSATLAALLHELDPGLRLLLVERLEGPARESTAAVNNAGTGHAANCELNYTPMQADGTVATAKAVAINAGFERSLEFWGSLRERGQLDPGAFLHQADHISAVWTPENIAFLRQRFEQLSQIPAFASMRWSEERTELTEWMPLVMAGRDLKQPVAATRIERGTDVDFGALTRAYLDPLQHSGALSVEYGTQVRDLKRLRRGDMTEADWRVILQDPSGKREVRAPFVFLGAGGGALPLLQRSGIPEADDFAGFPVSGLWLVCGDAQLADKQRAKVYGKAAVGAPPMSVPHLDTRWIDGKRSLLFGPFAGFSSKFLKQGSLLDLPASVRPTNLLPMLQVGATNVDLVKYLINQLRQSPEQRHDALQEFMPTARTEDWSLSVAGQRVQIIKRSKEGGRLQLGTEVVASSDGSLAALLGASPGASTSVTIMLEVLQRCFKERLASAPWQERLQALLPSIGGDPTQDPELLIAMRQRSDALLGLTG
- the lepA gene encoding translation elongation factor 4 codes for the protein MTDAPVSRIRNFCIIAHIDHGKSTLADRLLQDTGTVANRDMQDQFLDNMDLERERGITIKLQAARMNFQAADGEEYVLNLIDTPGHVDFSYEVSRSLQACEGALLVVDASQGVEAQTLANVYLALDNDLEIIPVLNKIDLPGADPDRIKEEVEAIIGLDCDNAIPCSAKTGLGVPEILQAVVDRVPPPKDAVEEPTKALIFDSYYDPYRGVIVYFRVMSGRISCKDKVLLMASKKTYELDEIGIMAPDQKKVDELHAGEVGYLAASIKAVADARVGDTITLLNAPAEEPLPGYTEAKPMVFCGLFPTEADQYPDLRDALDKLQLSDAALKYEPETSSAMGFGFRCGFLGLLHMEIVQERLEREYDLDLIVTAPSVIYKVNMVDGSEEMVDNPATLPDPQKRESIEEPYVKMEIYAPNEYNGALMGLCQERRGEYIDMKYITTDRVTLIYELPLAEVVTDFFDQMKTRTQGYASMEYSLIGYRKNQLVRLDVLINGDRADALTTIVHQDKAYNVGKALVEKLKELIPRQQFKIPIQASIGSRIIASTSISAIRKDVLAKCYGGDISRKKKLLKKQAKGKKRMKAMGKVDVPQEAFMAVLKLNDGGSA
- a CDS encoding ion transporter, which produces MAPNDELQQDKDWQSPVVVHTLREKLFHSLNSTDEQGRATNAVKAIGLMIVLSIGVAIIATEPVIRSSLGDLLVKADVALSIIFLIEYVARLWVAPLRDGARRGIQGALDYAITPLAILDLIAIAPTIFGLISPELYLLRIIRLTRIGRVGRSKRFRKSIKYFNQALTAKKEELQISAIYSGVVIFISSVLMFLVEGRVQEEQFGSIPRCLWWSVVTVTTVGYGDTYPITALGKLVAALTAICGIAVIAIPIGIISAGFTEFLGSEISREDP
- a CDS encoding DUF1651 domain-containing protein, with protein sequence MGSEGFIQDPATKETKRFHRDERSWIRDPKVFVDTGIPIPGEPPLLKTRVHLRRDAAEQLWKELHRVGWQQVDPCWGASAEP
- a CDS encoding multidrug efflux SMR transporter, which gives rise to MSLSNPWTLLLLAISAEVIGTSCLRLSEGMTRPLPTLLVFSAYALAMVLLSKVVLSIPLGITYALWSGIGTVVIVLVGRFAYSQMLQPAQLIGIGLITAGVVLVNLAK
- a CDS encoding DUF4079 domain-containing protein encodes the protein MTTVDWLWILHPVLAVVLVYPLLGVVVRLAWQTRQRRVASVKHPVTVGSDHSDLGRWLAAAVVVIVLVALTVVIATKTTPSEFAGGVWRAAQLLMVLAGTVASLVALLRCKTASLRLAFSLITWTGVLSLGAQPEVWRLSDNPLSGDFWQSHYWAGVAVTGLMLASLAARQEILRDLRFRRLHISASVLAALLFLAQAITGSRDLLEIPLSWQKPAVYSCDFSARSCPSASVQDAS